GAACGCCGCCCCGATGGCTGGCGAATTTACCCCGCCGGCCGGCCGCCGCTCGACTGCGCGGGCCTCATTCTCGCCGTGCCACCGCCCGCTGCCGCCGCGCTGCTGGAGGGTCTTCACCCCCCGCTCGCCGGCGAGCTCCGGGCGTTGCGCAGCGTTTCGTCCGCGGTGGTCAATCTCGCCTATGCGCACAGCGCGCTGCGCACAAGCGCCGGCGCATTCGGCTTTGTCGTTCCCGCCTCGGAACCCTCCGACCTGCTCGCGCTGACCTGGTCCTCCGCAAAATTCAACGGCCGCGCACCCCCGGGCACCCACCTGCTGCGCGCGTTCACCGGCGGCCCCGGCCGGGAGCACATCGCGGAACTGCCCGAACCGGAGTTGCTCGACCGCGTGCACGCCGAGCTCCGCCGCCGACTCGGGCTCGTCGCCGAACCGCTTCAGACCTGGATCGCCCGCTGGCCCCGCGCAAATCCGCAGTACGAGGTTGGCCACCTCGAGCGCATCGCCCGCATTGAAGCCATGCTCTCGAAACTGCCCCGGCTGTGGCTGGCGGGCGGCGCCTACCGCGGCGTCGGCGTGCCGGACTGCATCCGCAGCGGCCGCGCCGCCGCCGAGGCCGCCGCGCAGCTCAAAGCGAACTCGCGCAGATGAACCCCACGCCCGCCGATGCTACATTGAAGTGATGCACACGACCGGACCCGCGAACGGCCCGCGCCCGGCGCCCGATTTCAGCCGCGCGCCGCACGTGCTGATCTGGGAGATCACGCGCGCCTGCGCGCTGGTCTGCCGTCACTGCCGCGCCGCCGCACAAGATCGCCGCGACCCCGCCGAGCTCAGCACCGACGAAGGCCGGGATCTCCTAAACCAGGCCGCGGCGATGGGCGTGCCGATCGTCGTCCTCACCGGCGGCGATCCGCTCCAGCGCGAGGACCTCGAAGACCTCATCGCCCACGGCACGGCGCTCGGCCTGCGGATGGCCACGATCCCCGCCGAAACGCCGCGGCTGACGCCGCAGCGGATCGCATCCCTGGCCGCCGCCGGCGTTGCGCAGATCGCACTCAGTCTCGACGGCAGCCGTCCGGACGTCCACGATCGCCTCCGGGGGGTGCCGGGCTGTTTCGAAATTGCACTGAACGCCGCGCGGTGGATCCGCGAGGCCGGCGTTCCGCTCCAGATCAACACGATGATCTGCGCGCAGAACCGCGATGAACTGAAGCCGCTGGCGGAACTGGTGAGGCGGTTGGGCATTGTGTTCTGGGAAATCTTTCTCCTTGTGCCCACCGGGCGCGGCGCTGAACTGCCCGCCTGCTCACCGGCGGAGGTCGAGGAGCTTTTCGCGAACGCGCTGGAAATCGAGCGGGACGCGCCCT
Above is a window of Kiritimatiellia bacterium DNA encoding:
- a CDS encoding TIGR04053 family radical SAM/SPASM domain-containing protein translates to MHTTGPANGPRPAPDFSRAPHVLIWEITRACALVCRHCRAAAQDRRDPAELSTDEGRDLLNQAAAMGVPIVVLTGGDPLQREDLEDLIAHGTALGLRMATIPAETPRLTPQRIASLAAAGVAQIALSLDGSRPDVHDRLRGVPGCFEIALNAARWIREAGVPLQINTMICAQNRDELKPLAELVRRLGIVFWEIFLLVPTGRGAELPACSPAEVEELFANALEIERDAPFVVRLIEAPHYRRFLRERGIARLHPGGTTERRRGVAHAARPVNAGNGFCFVDHRGEVCPSGFLPLSAGNLRQSSLAKLYRDSPLFRALRDPSRLRGRCGRCEYRELCGGSRSRAYALTGDPFAEDPSCAYEPRPLTAAAAPKA